Part of the uncultured Desulfobacter sp. genome, AGGCCTAAGCCCGCAACGAAATTATGAAAGTAATCCAGTAACTTATGGAAACTTTCATATAAAAACTATTTTTTAAAGCAGGAAAAATGAACCAGGATACCCCAAAAGAAAAAATGATTACCCGGCAGGCCTTTTATATTTCCCTTTTGATTGCCCTGACACTGGGCTTTTTGATAGGCACCGCATATACATCTTTTAAACTGGCGGATTCAATGCAACCGGGCATGAGACAGATGCCTCCCGGCATGATGGGCAAGGCACCCAAAGGCATGCCGGCCCCTGAAAAGAAAGCCGACGGCGACCGGAAACCCGATATTTCAGCCATGGCAGCCCCACATATCAAGGAGTTGCAGGCGGTTTTGAAAGACACCCCTGACAATGCCCAGGCTTGGGTTAAACTGGGCAATGCGTTTTTTGATCTGGATCGTTTTGAAGATGCCATCGATGCCTATGAAAAATCATTGTCCCTTGAACCGAATCATCCACATGTCCTTACGGACCTTGGGGTGATGTATCGTCGGAACAATGAACCGGAAAAAGCGTTGGACGCATTCAGCAGGGCCGTCGCTGTTCAGCCTGATTTTGAGATTGCCTGGTTCAATAAGGGCGTTGTTTATATGCACGACCTCAACGATATCCCC contains:
- a CDS encoding tetratricopeptide repeat protein; its protein translation is MNQDTPKEKMITRQAFYISLLIALTLGFLIGTAYTSFKLADSMQPGMRQMPPGMMGKAPKGMPAPEKKADGDRKPDISAMAAPHIKELQAVLKDTPDNAQAWVKLGNAFFDLDRFEDAIDAYEKSLSLEPNHPHVLTDLGVMYRRNNEPEKALDAFSRAVAVQPDFEIAWFNKGVVYMHDLNDIPKAIEAWQELVKVNPMARTSGGKLISELIETLKKQAE